ATTTCTAGTTGTTCAAGAACCTCATCAACTTCAATTCTCTCCGTAGAAATCTCTTTTCTTCCGCCTCCAGAGGTTTTCCGTGTTTTTCTTGTTGTCAAGTTCTTAACCATTCTCTCAGCTCCGAACATTAAACAATCCCAGTCCTGTGAACCAACTGCATATATATCACCAGGGTATTCCTCTGAAACCATGAATGCTGCTTGGGCTTCTCCCTCGCTCGGTGCCTGAATATAGGGAATTCCCATAGCTTCAAGTAGCTTCTTCGCCTCTTCGATCATGTCTCCAGTCAATTTAGAGCTTTGAGTTGCCTTGCTATAAGCCTCGCTCACTTTGCCTTCTTCTTTCAGTTTTTTCCATTCTTTTCGTGCTTCCTCCCTTTTTTTCCTTCTTTTGCTACTCTCTTTTTCCTTCAGATCCGGCATCTCGCCGTCAAAAACAAATACAGGTCGGATGTTTTCCTCAAGAAGATTGATGTTGCGGTAGAAAAGCCCGGAAAGATGCGAGGTAATGTTTCCATCTGAGTCTTTCAACGGTGTTCCATCTCTCTGCCTTATAATTGATAGGAACTGGTATAGAGTATTCATGGCATCAATAGCGATCTCTTTGTCATTCAGGTCAGCAAAATCTATCTCTTCGCTTTCAACCAGTTCCCCCAGATCTACACCCATGATGTCTTCTTACCTCCTGAACTTTAAACAGTTAGATATAGCAATGTGCAGCTAATGGTGTGAAAGGGAATACAGCTGTGATGTAAATAGGCGTAGAGCTGCTATGTAAGGTAGAAGTTATTTTAACCATTCACAATACAAAATAATTATGCAGGGCAGAGACAGACTGGAAAAATTTACAGAGTTCCTGATTTTCGGTATTATTCTAGGTGTAACCGAAGACATGATAGCGGTCATGCTCGTCACGGATGAAAGCTTTACTCTCCACATGCTTGGAGTAGTTATCGCGGTTACAATACCCTTTGCAGCGTTTTCAGAGCTGGTGGTTGACAGTGACGAATACAAAATAACGGAGAGAATTTCAAGTCGAATAAGAGATTTGCTGTAGTTCTGAAAAATCTTTTTTAACCGGCGATATAAACTTTATCAATAATGAATCAAACTCTGACACTTATTGTTGCTGCCTCGGTTCTTATGATGACTGCTCTAACTGTTATACTTATGAGCTCTGATACCTTACCACAAGTCCAGAAAGATGTTGAAGTTACAGCATGTCAAGAGGCTGTTTCTGTTCAATGTTCGACCTCAGACTCTCCTAGTGTACCAGCCAATTGTAAAAATGATGAGGGCCAAGTTCCCGAAGATGTAGCGAGTCAGATAGAAGGATTATCGGTTTCAGGTTTAAGCTGCGAACCTTATAATTAAAGCTTATCGAAGTGCTCTAGTTCAATACTTTGAATTCCTTCTAGATTTTCAAGTTTCTCCTCCAC
This portion of the Nanohaloarchaea archaeon SW_7_43_1 genome encodes:
- a CDS encoding flap endonuclease-1, with amino-acid sequence MGVDLGELVESEEIDFADLNDKEIAIDAMNTLYQFLSIIRQRDGTPLKDSDGNITSHLSGLFYRNINLLEENIRPVFVFDGEMPDLKEKESSKRRKKREEARKEWKKLKEEGKVSEAYSKATQSSKLTGDMIEEAKKLLEAMGIPYIQAPSEGEAQAAFMVSEEYPGDIYAVGSQDWDCLMFGAERMVKNLTTRKTRKTSGGGRKEISTERIEVDEVLEQLEISYEKLIWMSLLMGTDFNPGGIKGIGPKTSLKLVREYESLEELLEDDKVEWDSEKDPYRIVEFFLQPPVAETDYSFGEPDEEEIKEILVDRHDFSEDRVESGLEDLEKALEARQSGLGSFV